The Coffea eugenioides isolate CCC68of chromosome 8, Ceug_1.0, whole genome shotgun sequence genome has a segment encoding these proteins:
- the LOC113780314 gene encoding RNA-binding protein 42-like, which produces MSSTSAAAASSSSSTASSQFTYTTGTYFPTPFHLQQPQTYVAAAAAASILQFPAPPPAVPHVYPAPATIPTVYSLPQYQQAQQLFQRDAQTITLEALESVKAALASSEIEHKAETKKKAVPRKAAGQAWEDPTLADWPENDSRLFCGDLGNEVNDDVLSKAFSRFPSFNMARITVYTFLHPFNFSAVFSSSEGLALTSTKA; this is translated from the exons ATGTCGTCGACATCGGCTGCTGCAGCTTCTTCTTCATCCTCAACGGCGTCGTCTCAATTCACCTACACTACCGGCACGTACTTTCCGACTCCGTTTCACCTACAACAGCCGCAAACCTATGTGGCTGCTGCCGCTGCCGCTTCAATTCTGCAATTTCCTGCTCCTCCTCCTGCGGTTCCCCACGTTTATCCTGCTCCCGCTACAATCCCTACCGTGTACTCCCTCCCTCAGTATCAACAG GCCCAGCAATTATTTCAGAGGGATGCACAAACAATAACACTTGAAGCGCTAGAGAGTGTGAAAGCTGCGCTTGCAAGTAGTGAGATTGAGCACAAGGCCGAGACTAAGAAGAAAGCAGTACCTCGTAAGGCAGCAGGGCAGGCATGGGAGGATCCTACACTTGCAGATTGGCCAGAGA ATGATTCTCGTTTGTTCTGTGGTGATCTTGGTAATGAGGTGAATGATGATGTTCTATCCAAAGCATTTTCAAGATTTCCATCTTTTAACATGGCCAGG ATCACTGTATACACTTTTCTTCATCCCTTCAATTTCTCGGCTGTTTTCTCTTCTTCTGAAGGATTGGCACTAACCTCTACTAAAGCATAG